TGAGCAATCACATGCGTTTATCTAGGCTGGAATATTTCATACTCATTGCCCTCTGGATCATTGAAAAATGCGAGTAAACCGGATCCTATATCACTTATCTCACTAACCTTAACACCCCTGGCCTTCAGTTTCTCCACAATTTCACGTATGCCGTCCACTTCAAATACAACGCCTGTTCTCTTGGGAGAAGCATCTTCGTCATGAAGCAACGCGATTACTATGTTTTCCAGAGGTATCTCGCTCCAAACACTAGTAACGTATGATGGCTTCAAACCTATATTATCTCTCCAGAAAGATACCATTTTACTAACATCAGAGACACGAACAATGACATATCTCACATTCTTAAACAAACCTATGTTCCCCCAATCATCTAGATTCTAGCCTGAAAGTTAAATTAGTAATAGTCAAGAATGGGACTACCGCTTCTACATTTACCATAGCAATCCAGTTTCCCAGTCACTCATACATGTAAAAGATTGTTGCCATGCCTAGTAGAGGCTTTGTTTTATTAAGCTGGTTTGTTTATTGGTCCATTGTTATCTTACATGTAACTCCAAAAAATGACATTATCATCGAGTTTTACCGTTAACCACGAGCTTTCGCATAAAGTAATGTTAATCATAAGTCCTCTAGGCATACTACATCGACCATGCTGTTTGCCTTGCTTGATAGTTTCTGGTCTTCTGTTACTAGTATTAGATTGTGTTTTAGGGCTATGGCTATGTAGGAAGCATCATATACTGTTATGTTCTTTGAAATTGAGGTTTCTAAAATATCTTTCTCTAAACCATATGGTTCTATGATGACCACGTCTCTGAGTAGTTCTGTAAAGTCACTAATAATTAAGCTGGCCTCCTCCTGGTCGAGCTTATGTAGGAGGTTAGCCTCTTTCCAGAAAGCATTGAGTACCTCGTATATTGTAAGCCATTGTAGTGCCTGTCCGCCCAGGGGAATTATCTTGGCTTTCTTTATGGCTTTTACGATGCTTGACGCGTCAAATAAGTATGTGGGCCTAGTCATCTCGAATCCCTATCCTCTCGCATTAGCTTTACCAGCTCGTCCACGTCTATCTTAGCCAGTATATCCTGTTTCTCCCTAAGTTTTTCCTCTAGTTTTAACAGCCTCCTTTTGCGCACCTCCTCCTCAAGAGCTTTCCTCAATACCTCAGAAACGTTAACACCCATAATAGTCTGCTACAAGACAAGATAGAAGAGGTTAGAGTACGACATTTCTTCGTGGAATGTATATATGCACATGATACATACTCTTCTGCTAGGTGCCATAAATTAGGAATGGCAGACTCGTTCACAAGTATTCCTTGATAAATGGCTAGAGAAGGATCTGATCAGCACCATGATCAAAAACACAAAATTAATTGTCGAACAGAGACCTCATGTGGCTATATACAGCAATGGCTATTATAGCTGCTATTCTAATATTTATGCTATCAGAGAGACTAGTTCAGTGCTGGAACAGTGTCCCGCGACTTGAGTTGCATGATCTTTGTCCCCTCATTTACTGTAGGTTTTTGTTATGTTTGTGCAATCAGCAGAATTTGTTCTGGATGGACGTAGGCAATAAGTTTTTCTTTAAGTTAACTGGGGTATCAGTATTTCTTCGGTAACGTGATTGCTACTCCTATAGCTATCGCAATTATTACTCCTACTATTATCAGTGTGTAAGTCTTGTTTGCGTGTTTTGATGGAGAAGCGGTTATCGAAGCTGTCGTTGAGGTGGTTAAGCTCATTGTTACTGTAGTGGTGGAGTGAGTTATTGGTGTCGTAATTGATGTCATTGATGAGCTGGTTGCAGACGAGGTAGTGCTTGTTTGGGATGTTGTAGATATTGGTGTAGAAGTTGTTCCCCCTCCTGTTGTGGTTGGTGTCCTAGATTGAGTTTGTGTTGACGTTGTTGGGTGAGTAGTTGTTGGTGACGATGTTGTGGTTGTTTGGGTTTTAATGATATATGGCTTCATTAGTGGGTAGTAGTCGATGTTGCTCTTACTATTATTAATGATGTATGGTGTGTCGCCTATTCCGTCGCTGTTTGAGTCAGTACCCTTATAGTCACTCCAATAATTTCCCCCTGAAGGATACCCGTTATCCCAAATGTTAACTGAGTTTAAAGCAACAGCTTGCACAGAATTATTGATGAAGTCATTGTGATAGATAGTGTTGTTCGAAGAATCGAGGAGGCCTGCACCGTATTTATTGTTGATAAATAAGTTAGCATAGATAGTGTTGTTTGATGAAGCAAAGAGGCCTATGCCATCATGACTGTTGCTTATTACATTACCGTAAATGGTATTGTTATCTGAATAAGAATAAAGAATTATGCCGGAACTGTTACTCATTTCGTTGTTATAAACAGTATCATATGAAGAATTATACAATACTATGCCAACTTGGTCATTGCCTATTTTGTTATTATAGATCTTATCGTTTGAAGAGCCATAGAAAACCATGCCTAAATACTTATTATTTACTATGTTATCATAAATGTTGCTGTCTGAAATATTAGTTAAAAGCATGCCGTCATTGAAACTTCCACTTATTTCTATGTTTTTTATAGTTATGTCACTTAAGTTTACTGCTA
This window of the Candidatus Tiamatella incendiivivens genome carries:
- a CDS encoding VOC family protein, with protein sequence MFKNVRYVIVRVSDVSKMVSFWRDNIGLKPSYVTSVWSEIPLENIVIALLHDEDASPKRTGVVFEVDGIREIVEKLKARGVKVSEISDIGSGLLAFFNDPEGNEYEIFQPR
- a CDS encoding type II toxin-antitoxin system VapC family toxin, giving the protein MTRPTYLFDASSIVKAIKKAKIIPLGGQALQWLTIYEVLNAFWKEANLLHKLDQEEASLIISDFTELLRDVVIIEPYGLEKDILETSISKNITVYDASYIAIALKHNLILVTEDQKLSSKANSMVDVVCLEDL
- a CDS encoding right-handed parallel beta-helix repeat-containing protein translates to MVITIKNLKIFIAVLFLLTYISASSISALREQWLNTTGETIHYINHLPYNITKPGTYVLNTDISIPSDINATMIKTSNVVLDGDGHKIVGVGNGGGIGIVAVNLSDITIKNIEISGSFNDGMLLTNISDSNIYDNIVNNKYLGMVFYGSSNDKIYNNKIGNDQVGIVLYNSSYDTVYNNEMSNSSGIILYSYSDNNTIYGNVISNSHDGIGLFASSNNTIYANLFINNKYGAGLLDSSNNTIYHNDFINNSVQAVALNSVNIWDNGYPSGGNYWSDYKGTDSNSDGIGDTPYIINNSKSNIDYYPLMKPYIIKTQTTTTSSPTTTHPTTSTQTQSRTPTTTGGGTTSTPISTTSQTSTTSSATSSSMTSITTPITHSTTTVTMSLTTSTTASITASPSKHANKTYTLIIVGVIIAIAIGVAITLPKKY